A window of Clostridium novyi genomic DNA:
TTCCCGTATATTGGAATTGGAACTTTAGTGATATTACCTATTATTTTATTATTAAGTGGTTTTGTAAGAACGAGGAGAGTTAAAAATGAGATATAAGAAGATAACTATATTGATGTTATTATGTTGTTTTTTAACTGGATGTTGGGATAAAGTAGAAATAGAAAGGAAGAGTTTTATATCGACTATAGCTATAGATCCTGGGAAAAGTATAAGTAAGCAGAATGAATTAAAAAAAATAAGATCTAATGAAATTTTTAATGAATCACAATATAAAAAAATTAATGTAACATTTGGTTTTCCTAATATAAGTGAACTTGGACCTAATAATTCTGGAACAGCCAAAGAACAAACAGTCACTACAAATGCTTTTTCTATGCAAGACTCTATAAATGAATTAGCATCAAAAACTAGTAGAACTATATATACAGGACATTCAAAGTTAATATTATTAAGTAATGATATTATGCAGTATCCTGATATAGTAAAGGAGGTTTTTGATTTTTTTGAAAGACAGGCAGATATCGATAGAATGACATTGGTGATAGTTGTTAATGGTAAGGCTGAAGATTATGTAAAATTTATTCCTACTATGGAGAAAAATATTGAAACATATATAAGCGGACTTATGGAAAATGGCAGTATGAATTCCACTATATTGCCAGTTACTTTAAATGATGTACTTATATCATTATATAAAGATGGCAGTGTTGCAATTCCAAGTATAGAATTTGATAAAGAGGATAAGACAAAATTAAATGTTTCTGGATTATCTTTAATTAAAAATTATAAATTACAAGGATATTTAACTCCAGATGAAACATCTTCTTTAGATATATTGAGAGGAAAAGTAAAAGGTGGGAAAGAAACAATCTTAAAAGATGGTCATCCTATAGAATTACAAATAGAAGGAATGAAAAGAAAATTGGGGATTGTTGATGCTAGTGATATAGAAAAGTTGAAGTTTAAAGTAGATATAAACTTAGAGGGGCAGTTGAAAGGATAT
This region includes:
- a CDS encoding Ger(x)C family spore germination protein, which translates into the protein MRYKKITILMLLCCFLTGCWDKVEIERKSFISTIAIDPGKSISKQNELKKIRSNEIFNESQYKKINVTFGFPNISELGPNNSGTAKEQTVTTNAFSMQDSINELASKTSRTIYTGHSKLILLSNDIMQYPDIVKEVFDFFERQADIDRMTLVIVVNGKAEDYVKFIPTMEKNIETYISGLMENGSMNSTILPVTLNDVLISLYKDGSVAIPSIEFDKEDKTKLNVSGLSLIKNYKLQGYLTPDETSSLDILRGKVKGGKETILKDGHPIELQIEGMKRKLGIVDASDIEKLKFKVDINLEGQLKGYYIGENMFSYGKLNDIQQDFNEVIERKCEKVARIIQEQHNIDLIGLKDYVKKFYPDIYKRVKDNWEKVYKNSNIDVSVNVKARRVGISK